Proteins encoded together in one Rossellomorea sp. y25 window:
- a CDS encoding quinone oxidoreductase: MKALVFEKFGGPEVLHYQEIDAPEIGPDDVLVGMKAIGLNFADVYRRKGNYHLAGNPPYICGYEGAGIVKQVGSNVTGIEAGDRIAFADVPYANAELVAVPKEKAIPLPNDISYETAASLLLQGLTAHYLTKDSYKIKNGDTVLIHAAAGGVGQLLVQIVKILGGTVIGLTSSEEKREAALSIGADNMFLYSDDWKQLVKAVTDGKGVNVVYESVGSTLMDSFEVTQIGGTVVFFGMAGGDPVSVDPRMLMDTSKTLTGGDLWNVLTSHEERVTRSHELFGWIQEGKLKVSEPTVFPLSEGAKAHEYLESRKSTGKILFIP, translated from the coding sequence ATGAAAGCACTTGTGTTTGAAAAGTTCGGTGGACCGGAGGTCCTGCATTACCAGGAAATCGATGCGCCCGAAATCGGACCGGATGACGTTTTAGTTGGAATGAAGGCAATCGGCCTGAATTTCGCCGATGTATATAGAAGAAAAGGCAACTATCACTTGGCTGGAAACCCTCCGTACATATGTGGGTATGAAGGAGCAGGGATCGTCAAACAAGTAGGAAGCAACGTCACGGGAATAGAAGCTGGAGACCGAATCGCTTTTGCCGATGTACCGTATGCCAACGCTGAACTTGTGGCAGTCCCAAAAGAAAAAGCCATCCCGCTGCCAAATGATATATCGTATGAAACGGCTGCATCCCTTTTGTTGCAGGGTCTTACTGCTCATTATTTAACGAAAGACAGCTATAAGATAAAAAATGGGGATACTGTTTTGATCCATGCAGCTGCAGGTGGGGTCGGACAGCTCCTTGTACAAATCGTAAAGATCTTAGGCGGAACCGTCATCGGGTTGACTTCTTCAGAAGAAAAGAGAGAAGCGGCCCTGTCTATTGGAGCCGACAACATGTTTTTATATAGCGACGACTGGAAGCAACTGGTGAAGGCTGTGACTGATGGTAAAGGCGTAAACGTTGTCTATGAATCAGTGGGTTCCACATTGATGGACAGTTTCGAGGTCACACAGATCGGAGGGACGGTCGTATTCTTCGGTATGGCGGGAGGCGATCCGGTTTCCGTTGATCCCCGTATGCTGATGGACACCTCGAAAACCCTGACTGGCGGAGATCTGTGGAATGTGTTGACATCTCACGAAGAACGGGTGACCCGCTCACACGAGTTATTCGGTTGGATTCAGGAAGGAAAGTTGAAGGTTTCTGAACCAACGGTCTTTCCTTTAAGCGAGGGTGCAAAAGCTCATGAATATTTAGAGAGTAGAAAAAGTACTGGTAAAATCTTATTCATTCCTTAA
- a CDS encoding GNAT family N-acetyltransferase — translation MIIRKRKTNEEFPMELLLLADPSEEIVKEYVSRGECFVAELEQKVVGTYVLLPTRPETIELVNVAVLEDLHGKGIGKQLVRDAVKIAREKGYKTIEVGTGNSGVGQLALYQKCGFRIVGVDLDFFVRHYPEPIFENGIQCRDMVRLSQDL, via the coding sequence ATGATTATCAGAAAACGGAAGACAAATGAAGAATTTCCAATGGAATTGCTCCTCTTGGCAGATCCTTCAGAGGAGATTGTGAAGGAATACGTTTCAAGGGGCGAATGCTTTGTAGCGGAGCTTGAACAAAAGGTTGTCGGCACATACGTATTACTTCCCACAAGACCCGAAACGATTGAACTAGTCAATGTAGCCGTTTTAGAAGACCTGCATGGAAAAGGTATCGGGAAACAGCTGGTAAGGGATGCTGTAAAGATTGCCAGGGAGAAAGGCTACAAGACCATCGAAGTTGGGACTGGGAACTCAGGCGTTGGCCAGTTGGCCCTTTATCAAAAGTGTGGATTCAGAATTGTCGGGGTGGATTTGGACTTTTTTGTCAGGCACTATCCTGAACCAATTTTTGAGAATGGGATCCAGTGCAGGGATATGGTTCGGTTGTCGCAGGATTTATAA
- a CDS encoding MFS transporter — protein MSSTSATIDQSKTKGGTPALLALAISAFGIGTTEFVPVGLLSSIADDLSISITLAGLLISGYAIGVAIGAPVLTALTGKMSRKSLLMSLMLVFIVGNSVAAMSTSFGLLLVARFITAFSHGIFFSIGSTIAADLVPAHKRASAIAFMFTGLTVATVTGVPLGTFIGQAFGWRATFWGVALLGIVGIIASSILVPKDLKEAPPAKFSEQLKILANGRLLLAFAITALGYGGTFVAFTYLTPLLQDVTGFSAKWVSIILLVYGIAVAIGNVVGGKASDKSPLKALFWMFVLQAIILVALTFAAPFKVAGLIAIFLMGLFAFMNVPGLQVLVVNLAEKYVPSAVNVASALNIAAFNVGIAIGSFVGGMIVDGIGLIHTPWIGAIMVAGAVLLTAWLRGIERKSA, from the coding sequence ATGAGTTCAACTTCAGCTACTATAGATCAATCAAAAACGAAAGGCGGCACACCGGCGTTACTTGCCCTGGCCATAAGTGCCTTTGGAATTGGAACGACAGAATTTGTGCCCGTAGGATTATTATCATCGATTGCCGATGATTTATCGATATCGATTACACTCGCAGGATTGTTGATTTCAGGTTATGCCATAGGAGTGGCCATCGGAGCACCGGTGTTGACGGCATTGACCGGTAAGATGAGCAGAAAATCTCTGCTTATGTCCTTGATGCTCGTATTTATTGTAGGAAACTCGGTTGCGGCGATGTCCACAAGCTTTGGACTATTGTTAGTTGCCCGTTTTATCACAGCATTTTCACACGGAATATTCTTCTCAATCGGATCGACGATTGCGGCCGATTTAGTGCCTGCCCATAAGCGGGCAAGTGCCATTGCCTTTATGTTCACAGGTTTGACAGTTGCGACAGTTACTGGAGTACCACTTGGAACCTTCATCGGACAGGCATTCGGATGGAGAGCCACATTCTGGGGAGTTGCTCTTCTCGGTATTGTAGGAATCATTGCCAGTTCCATCCTTGTACCGAAAGATTTGAAAGAAGCACCGCCTGCTAAGTTCAGCGAACAATTAAAAATTCTTGCGAATGGCCGATTACTATTAGCCTTTGCCATCACCGCACTGGGGTATGGAGGTACGTTTGTCGCGTTCACGTATTTAACACCACTATTGCAAGACGTAACGGGGTTCAGTGCGAAGTGGGTCAGTATTATCCTGCTTGTATACGGAATTGCCGTCGCCATCGGAAATGTCGTTGGAGGGAAAGCATCCGACAAGAGTCCATTAAAAGCGTTATTCTGGATGTTTGTTCTGCAAGCCATCATTCTAGTAGCTCTTACCTTTGCAGCACCATTTAAAGTGGCAGGTCTAATTGCAATCTTCCTAATGGGATTATTCGCTTTCATGAACGTGCCAGGGCTGCAGGTCCTTGTTGTGAACCTGGCTGAAAAATATGTTCCTTCAGCGGTCAATGTGGCATCTGCACTGAATATTGCCGCATTTAACGTCGGGATTGCCATCGGTTCCTTTGTCGGAGGAATGATTGTGGATGGAATCGGTTTGATCCATACACCTTGGATCGGTGCCATCATGGTGGCAGGAGCTGTACTGTTAACAGCGTGGCTACGAGGCATCGAACGAAAGTCAGCCTAA